Proteins encoded together in one Kutzneria kofuensis window:
- a CDS encoding HAD family hydrolase — MTKLRARHVVWDWNGTLLNDNHAVLAAVNSVCAQYGRAAVTLDEWREVFSRPILACYEKVLGQALTEADWDVIDRHYHDAYRLELETCGLAAGVPDLLHQWRDAGRTQSLLSMWFHDELVPLIGKLSLTDLFNRVDGLRGYNMGGSKATHLVEHLKAQDLDPADVVLIGDVVDDAEAAAQVGAQCVLVTTGMMPRSRLTTAGVPVTDSIPEALALIDA; from the coding sequence GTGACAAAGCTGCGCGCACGGCATGTGGTGTGGGATTGGAACGGCACGCTCCTGAACGACAACCACGCGGTGTTAGCGGCTGTTAACTCCGTGTGCGCGCAGTACGGGCGGGCGGCGGTGACGCTGGACGAGTGGCGTGAGGTGTTCAGCCGGCCGATCCTGGCGTGCTACGAGAAGGTGCTGGGCCAGGCGCTCACGGAAGCGGACTGGGACGTCATCGACCGGCACTACCACGACGCGTACCGGCTGGAGCTGGAGACGTGTGGCCTGGCGGCGGGCGTGCCGGACCTGCTGCACCAGTGGCGGGACGCGGGACGGACACAGTCGCTGCTGTCGATGTGGTTCCACGACGAGTTGGTGCCGCTGATCGGAAAACTGAGCCTGACCGACCTGTTCAACCGGGTGGATGGCCTGCGCGGCTACAACATGGGCGGCTCCAAGGCGACGCACCTGGTCGAGCACCTGAAGGCGCAGGACCTGGACCCGGCGGACGTCGTCCTGATCGGCGACGTCGTGGATGACGCCGAGGCGGCGGCGCAGGTCGGGGCCCAGTGCGTGCTGGTGACGACGGGCATGATGCCGCGATCGCGGCTGACGACGGCGGGAGTGCCGGTCACCGACTCGATTCCGGAAGCTCTGGCGCTGATCGACGCATAG
- a CDS encoding MFS transporter: protein MFRSVLAVADFRWLWAGEALSQAGDQLARVALAVLVFQRTSSPALTALSYALTFVPTLVGGALLGWVADQVARRTVMVACDVARALLVAAMAIPGMPLPALYLLLIAVTLLGGPFRAAQQALLPDILSGELYVSALALRGMTIQTAQLAGFACGGVLVAALTPYWALAVNAATFLASAVSVRSGVNHPAAVSSPTSWSSPAERSSAPSPTTVPPLTSRLPAAKSPSTPQLPATGATHASQSPAAKSRSARSSAGGSVLAGVRVVFGDRAVRALAVLSWLAGFYVVPEGLAAPYAAAIGTGTVGVGLLMAADPAGSVVGAFVFARWVPERIRPRVLGLLAVLAGLPLLVCAVQPGLLVSLAALGVSGALAQAYQTQDTASLARAVPSAGRAQVMGIVVSGLVTVQGVGVMVAGVLADVIGTPLTIGLAGLGGIAVGVPAALSWRRAMRRSAPELPESSR, encoded by the coding sequence ATGTTCCGCTCGGTGCTGGCGGTCGCGGACTTCCGCTGGTTGTGGGCCGGCGAGGCGCTGTCCCAGGCCGGCGACCAGTTGGCCCGGGTCGCCCTCGCCGTGCTGGTCTTCCAGCGGACCTCGTCCCCCGCACTCACCGCCCTGTCCTACGCCCTCACCTTCGTGCCGACCCTGGTCGGCGGCGCCCTGCTCGGCTGGGTCGCCGACCAGGTGGCCCGGCGGACCGTCATGGTCGCGTGCGACGTCGCCCGAGCACTCCTCGTCGCCGCCATGGCCATCCCCGGCATGCCCCTGCCCGCCCTCTACCTCCTGCTCATCGCCGTCACCCTCCTCGGCGGCCCCTTCCGCGCCGCCCAACAGGCCCTGCTCCCGGACATCCTTTCCGGCGAGCTCTACGTCTCCGCCCTGGCCCTGCGCGGCATGACCATCCAGACCGCCCAACTGGCCGGCTTCGCCTGCGGCGGTGTCCTGGTCGCCGCGCTGACCCCGTACTGGGCCCTTGCCGTCAACGCCGCCACCTTCCTGGCATCGGCGGTGTCGGTCCGCTCCGGCGTCAACCACCCAGCCGCCGTCTCATCGCCTACGTCTTGGTCCTCGCCGGCAGAACGATCGTCCGCACCCAGCCCGACAACCGTGCCGCCACTCACGTCCCGGCTCCCAGCGGCGAAATCACCCTCCACGCCCCAACTCCCGGCCACGGGTGCGACGCACGCATCCCAATCCCCAGCGGCGAAATCGCGGTCCGCTCGGTCGTCGGCTGGTGGGTCGGTGCTAGCGGGGGTCCGCGTTGTGTTCGGCGACCGTGCGGTGCGGGCGTTGGCGGTGTTGAGTTGGCTGGCCGGTTTCTACGTGGTGCCGGAGGGACTGGCGGCGCCGTATGCGGCGGCGATCGGGACGGGAACGGTCGGGGTCGGCCTGCTGATGGCGGCGGATCCGGCGGGGTCGGTGGTCGGGGCCTTCGTGTTCGCTCGGTGGGTTCCGGAGCGAATTCGGCCGCGCGTGCTCGGATTGCTAGCGGTGCTAGCGGGCCTGCCGCTGCTCGTGTGCGCGGTGCAGCCGGGGTTGCTCGTTTCGCTAGCAGCGCTAGGGGTTTCGGGTGCGCTGGCGCAGGCGTACCAGACGCAGGACACCGCCTCGCTGGCGCGAGCCGTGCCGAGCGCGGGGCGGGCGCAGGTGATGGGCATCGTGGTGAGCGGCCTCGTCACCGTGCAGGGCGTCGGCGTGATGGTCGCGGGCGTTCTCGCGGACGTGATCGGGACGCCGCTGACCATCGGTCTCGCGGGCCTCGGCGGCATCGCGGTCGGCGTGCCGGCTGCCCTGTCATGGCGCCGCGCTATGCGTCGATCAGCGCCAGAGCTTCCGGAATCGAGTCGGTGA